One stretch of Zingiber officinale cultivar Zhangliang chromosome 6B, Zo_v1.1, whole genome shotgun sequence DNA includes these proteins:
- the LOC121989103 gene encoding metal tolerance protein C4-like isoform X4, whose product MWCNFLVFSLKFGMWLTTSSHVMLTEVVHSVADLANQVWAQTVVHGMQNLWKAHPPENMHYAALVIGGSFLVECASLLVAINAVKKGAAAEGMKLWDYVWHGHDPTSVAVMTEVVDFHYDCNSEVIGQSRNRRGCC is encoded by the exons ATGTGGTGCAACTTCCTTGTCTTCTCTCTCAAGTTTGGAATGTGGCTGACAACTTCAAGCCACGTTATGTTAACTGAAGTTGTGCACTCAGTTGCAGACCTTGCTAATCAG GTTTGGGCGCAAACGGTTGTGCATGGGATGCAGAACCTATGGAAAGCTCAT CCTCCTGAAAATATGCACTATGCTGCCTTAGTGATTGGTGGATCCTTCCTCGTAGAAT GTGCTTCGCTGCTTGTTGCTATTAATGCTGTCAAGAAAGGTGCAGCTGCAGAAGGAATGAAATtgtgggactatgtttggcaCGGCCATGATCCAACATCTGTTGCTGTTATGACAGAG GTTGTAGATTTTCACTATGATTGCAACAGTGAGGTGATTGGTCAAAGCAGAAATAG GCGAGGATGTTGTTGA
- the LOC121989103 gene encoding metal tolerance protein C4-like isoform X3, with protein MWCNFLVFSLKFGMWLTTSSHVMLTEVVHSVADLANQVWAQTVVHGMQNLWKAHPPENMHYAALVIGGSFLVECASLLVAINAVKKGAAAEGMKLWDYVWHGHDPTSVAVMTEVVDFHYDCNSEVIGQSRNRVRRCG; from the exons ATGTGGTGCAACTTCCTTGTCTTCTCTCTCAAGTTTGGAATGTGGCTGACAACTTCAAGCCACGTTATGTTAACTGAAGTTGTGCACTCAGTTGCAGACCTTGCTAATCAG GTTTGGGCGCAAACGGTTGTGCATGGGATGCAGAACCTATGGAAAGCTCAT CCTCCTGAAAATATGCACTATGCTGCCTTAGTGATTGGTGGATCCTTCCTCGTAGAAT GTGCTTCGCTGCTTGTTGCTATTAATGCTGTCAAGAAAGGTGCAGCTGCAGAAGGAATGAAATtgtgggactatgtttggcaCGGCCATGATCCAACATCTGTTGCTGTTATGACAGAG GTTGTAGATTTTCACTATGATTGCAACAGTGAGGTGATTGGTCAAAGCAGAAATAG AGTTCGCCGGTGTGGTTGA
- the LOC121989103 gene encoding metal tolerance protein C4-like isoform X2: MWCNFLVFSLKFGMWLTTSSHVMLTEVVHSVADLANQVWAQTVVHGMQNLWKAHPPENMHYAALVIGGSFLVECASLLVAINAVKKGAAAEGMKLWDYVWHGHDPTSVAVMTEVVDFHYDCNSEVIGQSRNRMLLKLALLH; encoded by the exons ATGTGGTGCAACTTCCTTGTCTTCTCTCTCAAGTTTGGAATGTGGCTGACAACTTCAAGCCACGTTATGTTAACTGAAGTTGTGCACTCAGTTGCAGACCTTGCTAATCAG GTTTGGGCGCAAACGGTTGTGCATGGGATGCAGAACCTATGGAAAGCTCAT CCTCCTGAAAATATGCACTATGCTGCCTTAGTGATTGGTGGATCCTTCCTCGTAGAAT GTGCTTCGCTGCTTGTTGCTATTAATGCTGTCAAGAAAGGTGCAGCTGCAGAAGGAATGAAATtgtgggactatgtttggcaCGGCCATGATCCAACATCTGTTGCTGTTATGACAGAG GTTGTAGATTTTCACTATGATTGCAACAGTGAGGTGATTGGTCAAAGCAGAAATAG GATGCTTTTGAAACTCGCACTCTTGCATTGA
- the LOC121989103 gene encoding metal tolerance protein C4-like isoform X1, which yields MWCNFLVFSLKFGMWLTTSSHVMLTEVVHSVADLANQVWAQTVVHGMQNLWKAHPPENMHYAALVIGGSFLVECASLLVAINAVKKGAAAEGMKLWDYVWHGHDPTSVAVMTEDGAPVTGIAIAAASLVALKTGNPIYDPIGSIIVENLLGMVLL from the exons ATGTGGTGCAACTTCCTTGTCTTCTCTCTCAAGTTTGGAATGTGGCTGACAACTTCAAGCCACGTTATGTTAACTGAAGTTGTGCACTCAGTTGCAGACCTTGCTAATCAG GTTTGGGCGCAAACGGTTGTGCATGGGATGCAGAACCTATGGAAAGCTCAT CCTCCTGAAAATATGCACTATGCTGCCTTAGTGATTGGTGGATCCTTCCTCGTAGAAT GTGCTTCGCTGCTTGTTGCTATTAATGCTGTCAAGAAAGGTGCAGCTGCAGAAGGAATGAAATtgtgggactatgtttggcaCGGCCATGATCCAACATCTGTTGCTGTTATGACAGAG GATGGTGCTCCGGTTACTGGTATTGCAATTGCTGCAGCATCACTAGTTGCTCTTAAGACAGGAAATCCAATATATGACCCAATCGGCTCTATTATAGTTGAAAATCTGCTTGGAATGGTTTTATTATAA
- the LOC121989104 gene encoding protein HLB1-like — protein sequence MEDVEPKTGEISAHPEGDNEEPDLPGESGDSTLEAKQDEIQPAMEAKEGEIEPTSDVAVGKIPSKLEVEIGNKLDGKEGEIKAEGAEKKPSSETDAARGDDIRTFTMRELLDELKEEEKGASEAKDDKTWSVDPTKDDGSDAYRSSAAGSSSFSHNDISMDLINKVTGTDEEGRSRQRMLLYAAKKYVSAIERNPEDHDALYNWALVLQESADNVGPDSDSSKDALLEEACKKYEEAIRLCPTLYDAHYNWAIAISDRAKMRGRTKEAEELWKQATKKYEKAVQLNWNSPQALNNWGLALQELGAIVPVREKQTIIKTAISKFRAAIQLQFDFHRAIYNLGTVLYGLAEDTFRSGRPVNAKEVSPEEFYSQSAIYIAAAHALKPNYSVYHSALRLVRSMLPLPYLKVGYLTAQPAHIPIAPHKEWQRSQFLLNHEGLKQVGKAEKHLSQSPSGMLSGSPQIDKSLLKVDVQDIVSVSACADLTLPRGAGLCIETINGSVYLVADTWESLYGWLDAIRLVYTIYARGKSDILAGIITG from the exons ATGGAGGACGTGGAGCCGAAGACCGGCGAAATCTCCGCTCATCCTGAAGGAGATAATGAAGAACCCGATCTCCCAGGGGAATCCGGGGATTCTACCCTGGAGGCCAAGCAAGACGAGATCCAGCCGGCAATGGAAGCCAAAGAAGGCGAGATCGAACCAACTTCGGATGTCGCCGTAGGAAAGATCCCATCTAAGTTGGAAGTCGAGATCGGCAATAAGTTGGATGGCAAGGAAGGGGAGATCAAGGCTGAGGGAGCTGAGAAGAAACCCTCTTCTGAAACGGACGCTGCGAGAGGCGACGACATCCGGACGTTCACAATGCGGGAGCTTCTCGacgaactcaaggaggaagagaagggggcTTCCGAGGCAAAGGATGATAAAACTTGGTCTGTGGATCCGACCAAAGATGACGGCAGCGACGCCTATAGGAGCAGCGCTGCGGGGAGTTCCTCTTTTAG CCACaatgatatttccatggatttgaTCAACAAAGTAACTGGAACAGATGAGGAAGGTCGATCCCGCCAACGGATGCTTTTATATGCAGCTAAAAA GTATGTTAGTGCAATAGAGAGAAATCCGGAAGATCATGATGCACTTTACAATTGGGCATTGGTTCTGCAG GAAAGTGCTGACAATGTTGGCCCTGATTCTGATTCTTCAAAAGATGCCTTACTTGAAGAGGCATGCAAAAAGTATGAGGAAGCTATACGTCTTTGTCCTACACTTTATGAT GCACATTATAACTGGGCTATTGCAATATCTGATCGTGCTAAAATGCGTGGTCGTACAAAGGAGGCTGAAGAATTATGGAAACAG GCAACCAAAAAGTATGAGAAAGCTGTTCAGCTCAACTGGAACAGCCCACAG GCCCTTAACAACTGGGGGCTTGCTTTGCAG GAACTTGGTGCAATTGTTCCTGTACGGGAGAAACAGACTATAATAAAAACAGCTATAAGCAAG TTCCGCGCCGCCATCCAACTACAGTTTGATTTTCATCGAGCAATTTACAATCTCGGTACAGTGTTG TATGGCTTAGCCGAGGACACTTTTAGGTCTGGCAGACCCGTCAATGCAAAAGAAGTCTCTCCTGAAGAGTTTTATAGTCAATCAGCTATATATATTGCAGCTGCTCATGCTCTGAAACCAAACTACTCA GTTTATCACAGTGCTTTAAGGCTAGTTCGATCAATG CTTCCTTTACCCTACTTGAAAGTAGGCTACCTAACTGCTCAACCTGCTCATATTCCAATAGCACCTCATAAAGAGTGGCAAAGATCTCAATTTCTTCTGAATCATGAGGGACTTAAGCAG GTCGGTAAGGCTGAGAAGCATCTGTCACAAAGTCCTTCTGGGATGTTGTCAGGATCTCCACAAATTGATAAATCACTACTTAAAGTTGATGTCCAAGACATTGTTTCTGTTTCAGCCTGTGCAGACCTTACACTACCTCGAGGTGCTGGTCTTTGCATTGAGACAATTAATGGCTCAGTTTACTTG GTTGCTGACACATGGGAGTCGTTGTATGGCTGGTTAGATGCAATACGCCTTGTCTACACCATTTATGCCAGAGGAAAGAGCGATATTCTTGCTGGAATTATTACTGGTTGA
- the LOC121989105 gene encoding dof zinc finger protein 2-like isoform X1 — protein MPLYVFLPTFIFSFSLTFLLIACNKAVLLAKLASVLDLFISRFVGMGLQVKPMTLGDQFASSTNSGATISTTAKLQVAEREMRERQRPRPSKEQALNCPRCNSTNTKFCYYNNYSLTQPRYFCKTCRRYWTEGGSLRNVPVGGGSRKNKNKTTAAAAAATATSASSKAPKLFHEGQDLNLAFHKQGHLPEFNSICQASSSCNSYNLSSLDLLKSTAAMPMPLPDYTSSGFGGLMQEFMRPPTLSFPLDTAGFGSLQLLPGVSVQESSDHAAGSSKLMFPLQELKGATEPSKNIEFEQNKGQGGDPPPGYWNGMLMGGGGEGGGGGGSSW, from the exons ATGCCACTTTATGTTTTTCTCCCCACCTTTATCTTCTCTTTTTCCCTTACTTTCCTTTTGATCGCATGCAATAAAGCAGTGCTACTGGCTAAG CTCGCATCTGTTCTCGATCTATTTATTTCGAGATTTGTA GGCATGGGACTGCAGGTGAAGCCCATGACCTTGGGGGATCAGTTCGCCTCGTCGACCAACAGCGGCGCCACCATCTCGACCACTGCGAAGCTGCAGGTGGCTGAAAGGGAGATGAGGGAGCGGCAGAGGCCGAGGCCGAGCAAGGAGCAGGCCCTCAACTGCCCCAGGTGCAACTCCACCAACACCAAGTTCTGTTACTACAACAACTACAGTCTCACTCAACCCAG GTACTTCTGCAAGACCTGCAGAAGGTATTGGACAGAAGGTGGGTCCCTCCGGAACGTCCCTGTGGGCGGCGGCTCGaggaaaaacaaaaacaagaccaccgccgccgccgccgccgccactgcCACCTCCGCCAGTTCCAAAGCTCCAAAGTTGTTCCATGAGGGACAGGACCTCAACCTGGCCTTCCACAAACAGGGCCACCTTCCCGAGTTCAACTCCATTTGCCAAGCGAGCAGCAGCTGCAACTCCTATAATCTCTCTTCCTTGGACTTACTCAAGAGCACCGCCGCCATGCCCATGCCATTGCCCGACTACACCAGCTCTGGGTTTGGAGGACTCATGCAGGAATTCATGAGACCTCCTACTCTCAGCTTTCCTCTGGACACTGCAGGGTTCGGGAGCCTGCAATTACTGCCAGGAGTGAGTGTTCAGGAAAGTAGTGATCATGCTGCCGGGAGCAGTAAGCTTATGTTTCCTCTGCAAGAGCTCAAGGGAGCAACtgagccttcaaagaatatcgAGTTTGAGCAGAACAAGGGACAAGGTGGTGATCCACCTCCTGGATATTGGAATGGCATGCTCatgggaggaggaggagaaggaggaggaggaggaggaagttcTTGGTAG
- the LOC121989105 gene encoding dof zinc finger protein 2-like isoform X2 produces MDASQWPQGMGLQVKPMTLGDQFASSTNSGATISTTAKLQVAEREMRERQRPRPSKEQALNCPRCNSTNTKFCYYNNYSLTQPRYFCKTCRRYWTEGGSLRNVPVGGGSRKNKNKTTAAAAAATATSASSKAPKLFHEGQDLNLAFHKQGHLPEFNSICQASSSCNSYNLSSLDLLKSTAAMPMPLPDYTSSGFGGLMQEFMRPPTLSFPLDTAGFGSLQLLPGVSVQESSDHAAGSSKLMFPLQELKGATEPSKNIEFEQNKGQGGDPPPGYWNGMLMGGGGEGGGGGGSSW; encoded by the exons ATGGATGCCAGCCAGTGGCCTCAG GGCATGGGACTGCAGGTGAAGCCCATGACCTTGGGGGATCAGTTCGCCTCGTCGACCAACAGCGGCGCCACCATCTCGACCACTGCGAAGCTGCAGGTGGCTGAAAGGGAGATGAGGGAGCGGCAGAGGCCGAGGCCGAGCAAGGAGCAGGCCCTCAACTGCCCCAGGTGCAACTCCACCAACACCAAGTTCTGTTACTACAACAACTACAGTCTCACTCAACCCAG GTACTTCTGCAAGACCTGCAGAAGGTATTGGACAGAAGGTGGGTCCCTCCGGAACGTCCCTGTGGGCGGCGGCTCGaggaaaaacaaaaacaagaccaccgccgccgccgccgccgccactgcCACCTCCGCCAGTTCCAAAGCTCCAAAGTTGTTCCATGAGGGACAGGACCTCAACCTGGCCTTCCACAAACAGGGCCACCTTCCCGAGTTCAACTCCATTTGCCAAGCGAGCAGCAGCTGCAACTCCTATAATCTCTCTTCCTTGGACTTACTCAAGAGCACCGCCGCCATGCCCATGCCATTGCCCGACTACACCAGCTCTGGGTTTGGAGGACTCATGCAGGAATTCATGAGACCTCCTACTCTCAGCTTTCCTCTGGACACTGCAGGGTTCGGGAGCCTGCAATTACTGCCAGGAGTGAGTGTTCAGGAAAGTAGTGATCATGCTGCCGGGAGCAGTAAGCTTATGTTTCCTCTGCAAGAGCTCAAGGGAGCAACtgagccttcaaagaatatcgAGTTTGAGCAGAACAAGGGACAAGGTGGTGATCCACCTCCTGGATATTGGAATGGCATGCTCatgggaggaggaggagaaggaggaggaggaggaggaagttcTTGGTAG
- the LOC121989107 gene encoding laccase-6-like, which produces MASSSSPPSLLCFLLSCFFVVPFVMAHPAWPVGGSTRFYDFKVQTTRVTKLCKSKEIVTVNGLFPGPAITAQEDDRVIVKVTNESPYNVTIHWHGVRQRLTCWSDGPAYITQCPIQPGQTYTYEFTLIQQRGTLFWHAHLSWLRATVHGPLIIYPKSGVPYPFPNPYEEHTLVFGEYWHKNILKLQREVMASGGGPPPANAFIINGHPGPLYNCSSTDVYKIDVIPGKTYLLRLIGASLNMEHFFGIAGHKMTIVEADADYTKPFTVDRLMIAPGQTINVLVEADQKIDTYDMALGPYMSGKNISFQNISAVAHFQYTGAEELNGEFSLPALLPVYNDSLIANTNLHLLRGLEAAAKIPLEIDANLFITVGLNVEKCHSKHPNKSCRGPGGGVFAASMNNVSFVRSSVSLLGAYYNKIHGYYTDDFPGVPLKTYDFVNGAPNNVPNDTQSLIGTKVRVLEYGSRVQIVFQDTGIVTTENHPIHLHGYSFYVVGYGIGNYNPMTAKFNLVDPPYMNTIAVPVGGWAAIRFVADNPGVWFMHCHFDVHLTWGLSMAFIVKNGEGPLKTLPHPPADLPRC; this is translated from the exons atggcatcttcttcttctcctccttccttgCTATGCTTTTTGCTGTCATGTTTCTTCGTTGTGCCATTTGTCATGGCCCACCCCGCGTGGCCTGTTGGAGGAAGCACCAGGTTCTATGACTTCAAG GTGCAAACGACGAGGGTGACGAAGCTTTGCAAGAGCAAGGAGATCGTGACCGTCAACGGATTGTTTCCAGGGCCGGCCATCACTGCTCAGGAAGACGATCGGGTCATCGTCAAGGTCACCAATGAGAGCCCCTACAACGTTACCATCCACTG GCATGGGGTGAGACAGAGGTTGACTTGCTGGTCCGATGGGCCTGCCTATATCACCCAGTGCCCGATTCAGCCGGGTCAGACCTACACGTACGAGTTCACGTTGATCCAGCAGAGGGGGACTCTGTTCTGGCACGCCCACCTCTCCTGGCTCCGCGCCACCGTCCACGGCCCTCTCATCATCTACCCCAAGTCCGGCGTCCCTTATCCCTTTCCCAATCCTTACGAGGAGCACACTCTCGTCTTTGGGGAGTACTGGCACAAAAATATACTGAAGCTGCAGAGAGAGGTGATGGCCAGCGGCGGCGGCCCACCGCCGGCCAACGCATTCATCATCAACGGCCACCCCGGGCCTCTCTACAACTGCTCTTCCACTG ATGTGTATAAGATCGACGTTATCCCTGGTAAAACATATCTGCTCCGGCTAATAGGCGCGTCCCTTAACATGGAGCACTTCTTCGGCATCGCCGGCCACAAGATGACCATCGTGGAGGCCGACGCCGACTACACCAAGCCCTTCACCGTGGACCGCCTCATGATCGCGCCGGGGCAAACCATCAACGTCCTGGTGGAGGCCGACCAGAAGATCGACACCTACGATATGGCGCTGGGGCCCTACATGTCCGGAAAAAACATCTCCTTCCAGAACATCTCCGCCGTCGCGCACTTCCAGTACACCGGCGCCGAGGAGCTCAACGGTGAGTTCAGCCTCCCGGCCCTGCTCCCAGTCTACAACGACAGCCTCATCGCGAACACCAACCTCCACTTGCTCCGCGGGCTCGAGGCCGCCGCCAAAATCCCGCTGGAGATCGACGCCAACCTCTTCATCACCGTCGGGCTCAACGTGGAGAAGTGCCACTCGAAGCACCCCAACAAGAGCTGCCGGGGCCCCGGCGGCGGCGTCTTCGCCGCGTCCATGAACAACGTCAGCTTCGTGAGGTCCAGCGTGTCGCTCTTGGGGGCCTACTACAACAAAATCCACGGCTACTACACCGACGACTTCCCCGGCGTGCCGCTGAAGACGTATGACTTCGTCAACGGCGCGCCCAACAACGTCCCCAACGACACGCAGTCGCTGATCGGGACGAAGGTGCGCGTGCTGGAGTACGGCAGCCGAGTGCAGATCGTGTTCCAGGATACAGGGATCGTGACCACCGAGAACCACCCCATCCACCTCCATGGCTACAGCTTCTACGTGGTGGGATACGGAATAGGGAATTACAACCCCATGACGGCCAAGTTCAACTTGGTGGATCCGCCCTACATGAACACCATCGCCGTCCCTGTCGGAGGATGGGCAGCCATTAGATTCGTGGCCGACAATCCAG GGGTGTGGTTTATGCACTGCCATTTTGATGTGCACTTGACGTGGGGATTGTCGATGGCGTTTATCGTGAAGAACGGGGAGGGGCCCCTGAAGACTCTTCCGCATCCTCCAGCTGATTTGCCCAGATGTTAA